Part of the Pedobacter roseus genome is shown below.
TCCCCCTCCAGTTATTGGCCTACCACGTGGCATTGATCAGGGGATGCAATGTAGATCAGCCCAGAAACCTGGCCAAATCTGTTACAGTAGAATAATTCACTCTCTTATTTCCCAATTATTATGAAAAAAATTAAGTTCTCTCTACCCGACATCAATTCTTCCATCACCAGAAACAGGGATAAAATCGTTTTTCTGGTTTGTGTAATCAGTGTTATTTCGATCATGCTGCTGGCCACCTTGCTGGCTGTTAAGCATTAGTTACCAGAAAACCAGACGCAGATGTTAAAAATTATTATAGTCGAATCGCACATTATCATTCTCGATCACCTCAAAACATTGCTTTCAGATCAAACTGCTTTTAAGGTGGTAGAGGTGGTAAGCGCTGGCAACGGACTGGTGGAATTACTGCTTTCTGGAATCAGTGTGGATCTGATTATGGCTGGCTTGTACAAAACAAGAGGAAATAACCTGGAGTGGCTGTTGGAGGCAAAACGCCTAAGGCCAGGCTTACCTATACTGGTGATCAGTAACGTGGCAATTGCTACACAGATCAGGGAGGTTTTTCTTGCCGGTGCTTCAGGTTACTTGCTGAGTAATATAGGAAGGGATGAGCTGTTCTTTTGCATCCGCCACACTGCTTTGGGGGGAGAATACATTTCGAGCCAATTGGCCGTGAGGGCATTTAAAGAGCAGTTTTTTTCTCCGCAACAAAATTTTTTAAGCGAAAACGGGCGTTATTCAGTCATGGAGGTTCGGCTTTTGCAGGCCATTTCAGATGGATTAAGCAGTCAGGAAATTGCAGATACATTCTTTTTAAGCAGGAGAAGTATTGAAAGCAGGAGAGCTGCATTATTGGCAAAGGCCGGCGTAACCAATACCGCCTCGTTAATTAAATTTGCAGCACTCAATGGGTTGGTTAACTAATTTTGGACGGTACCTAGAAACGAAAAAAGCCTGCTATCATACGATTGCAGGCTTTTTTCGTTTTTGAAAACATTTGGCGGAGAGCGAGGGATTCGAACCCCCGGACCTGTTACAGTCAACAGTTTTCAAGACTGCCGCATTCGACCACTCTGCCAGCTCTCCGCTGCAAAAGTACAAACTCAGCTTAAATCTGCAAACTCAGAAAGCGTTTTTTTTATATAAACTTGATAATTACTTAACACAGAGGGAGAAAAAATTATTTCTTCCGGATGTTTTCTTCAATTGGCTCCGATTTTTTGAATAGATTGAAGGTAGGGCGGATGATTTTAACACTCCGTTTGCTTACATCAACGCTGGCATTCAATTCAAAACCGATCAATAAAATGAGCGAATTGAGGTAAAGCCAGATCATCACCACGATCAGCGTCCCGATGGAGCCATAAACCTTATTGTAAGAGGCAAAATGATTGATGTAGAAGGAAAATCCCCAGATGGTAAGAAAGGCCAGAATGGTGGCCAGCCATGAACCTGCGCTAAAGAAGCGCCATTTTTTAGCGTGTGCAGGTCCATATCGGTATAAAATAGAAACAGTAATAAAATATAAAATACCGAGTAAAGCCCAGCGAACAATTTTGATGGCAAAAAGGGTAATGCCACCTTTATAGTGTAATTCCCTTTGTAAATAACTTAATAAAATCTCGCCCGTAGCCATTGCAGCAATACAAACAATAACAGATAAGGCAATAATTACGGTTAATATAATTGCAACCAACCTTCGTTTTAGCCAGGTTCTGGTTTCTACAATCAGTGATGAACGGTTAAATGCACCCATTAAATTATGTACACCATTGGTTGCAAAAAACAAAGACAAAACAAAACCTAATGAGAGCAAACTTCCATTTTGGATATTTACAATTTCATTCAGTGTAGTTTCGAAAGCTAAATAGGCATTTGTAGGCAATACCAGGGCGATTAACGACATTAATTGATCCTGAAAACCAATTTTCTTTGGTATATACGGGATTAACGTAAATAAAAAGATAATGGCAGGGAAAATTGCCAACATGAAATTATAAGCCAAGGATGATGCCTTGTTAACTAAAGTAGCTTTGCCAATTTCCCGGAAGAAAAAGGTCGCAACCGTATATAAGGGGAGCGGGCTAAATCCAGGCAAAATACATCCCTTAGTCCATTCTATAAATCTGGAATAGAGCTTAAGATGTAATAATTGCCGGTGTAACCATTCCATTGTAGCTGTTAATTAAAAAATACCGATAATTTTTCCATAAAGTTTTCGGGAGGGTTGGTGGGCTTGTTTTTCTTCATGTCGACAAATACAAGTGTAGTGGCCCCAATGTTGATCAGTTCTTCATTTTCATTATACAGTTCGTATTCAAAGAAAATGCGTATGCCGGGCAAAGTTTTAACAATGGTTTTAACAGTAATCTCCTGGTCGTATAGTGCAGGTTTGATGTATTTACATTTCAGCTCCAATACAGGCATCATAATGCCATCAGCTTCCATAGAACTGTAACTCATGCCTAAACTCCGCAACATCTCTACACGGCCCACTTCGTAATACTGTGCATAGTTGCCATAATACATATAACCCATCTGATCGGTTTCGCCGTAGCGCACCCTGATTTTTGTACTGTGGCTATACATTATTTAAAGATATTTCTTTTATTTAAAGCCTCGCGGTATTTTTTTGCATTGATTTCGTGTTCTGCCTTCGTTTCAGCAAAGTTATGGTAACCCGAGAAATCTTCTTTGGCGCACATGTAAATGTAATTGTTTTTATCGCGGTTTAATACGGCATCAATGGCGTTAATACTTGGCATCATAATCGGGCCCGGAGGCAAACCTGCATATTTATAGGTGTTGTAAAGCGATTGTACCTGCAATAATTTCCCGGTTACCCTTTTTACGGTAAAATCGTTATTGGCGAAAATTACCGTTGGATCGGCCTGTAATAAAATGCCTTTGTTCAGGCGGTTTAAATATAGACCCGCAATAATGGGCATTTCTTTATCGTAAAGCGCTTCACCATCCACAATGGAGGCCAAAGTATATACCTGCGCAGGCGTAAGGTTTAAGCTTGCCGCTTTTTGTTTACGGTCGGCATTCCAGAATTTATCATATTCCTTGTGCATGCGCTCAAAAAAATCAACCGGCGAAACATTCCAGTACATTTCGTAAGTATTCGGAATGAACATCGCATATACATTATCCTGGTTAAAACCATATTTGCTGATCAATGCAGTTGAATCCAATACGTGGATAAAACTTAAAGAATCGGCTTCGAGGTTACTGGCCAGGTAAGCCGCAAAATTTTCTTTCTTACGGATATTCTGGAATTTCAGTTTAACAGGATCCTGGTTTCCGGCTTTGATCAGGTTAATTAAGGTACGGTTGGTCATTCCTTTTTTCAGACGGTAACGGCCAGGTTTAACACTTGTTGCCAGGCTCATCTTTCCGGCAGCTGCAGTAAAAGTACCGATGCTTTTTACCAGGTCTTTCTTTTTGATTTCAGCAAGTAAATCGTCATAACTGCTGCCTGTTTTGATGTATAAATATTTTTGGTTCTCGGTAACGTTAGGGGCAAAATAAAGCCTGTAAATATTCAGTGCAAAGTAACCGGCAATTAGAATAACAATCAGCGCAATTACTATTGCTGCTTTTTTGCCTGTGCTCATGGTCTTTTTTTCTACTTCAGTCATCTGTATCGTATGCGTATGTTATTGTTGTTTATTGGATAGTGTAATGTTGATTTTAGTGCCTAGAGGTACTTTTGTTAACGAATCAACTAACATGGGGTCTTGTTTTATAATAATGGCGGCAGCACTGTCGGTTACTGGTCCATCATAAATAATGGTACCTAAACTGAGGTTCGAGCCCCTCAAGCTAAACTTCGCTTCATCCATGGTTAAGCCCATCAATTGCGGAATGTCTACTTCTTCGTTTCCGCGGCCATCACCCAGTACCAGGTTAATCCTCGAACCCACCGGAACAATTTGTCCTGCAGCAATCGGCTGACCACCAAAAGAGGCTTCCAGTACTACATCGCGGCTTACATCCGGTTTGTAGGTAGTATCGCCCAGTTTTAATCTAGAACTTTCGATAATGGCCTGCGCCTCGCGTAAGGTTTTAAACGCAATATCCGGGAATTTTGTATTTGGGATTTTACCTGCGTTAATGGTTAAATAAATGGTACGGTTATCTTTTACAAAAGTATTGGGATCAGGATCCTGATCAATTACGATCCCGGCAGGCTGATCCATGATAAAAACAGAATCTACTTCGTATTTTAATCCGGCATCTTCCAGTTTTTTTACTGCCTGTTCAAAAGAAAGGCCCTTTACCATAGGCACATTTAAACCTTCGCCATGTTTGGTATAATATCTTAAGCTAAAAAATGCAATGAGGAGCAATGCAATAACGGTGATTATGGCAGCTAAAATGTTGTTTCTAAACGATTTGGTTTTTAAGTAATCTATAAATTTAGACATGTATCTTAAATGGGGTTTATGCGTATAAGCTCAAATGTAACTATTTTAATTATTGATTGAATTATAGAATCTAAATCGCCTTCCAATCATTTGAAAATTCATTCATTCTCTCCCTCACTCAATCCTTCACTAATTCAATCATTCACTAATTCTCTCATTCAATCCCTCTCTTCAATAATTGTTCCGTTAATGTGATCAAAGCACAAAGATATTTATATTTTTGGGGATATATTTATATTCAATTTCTATTTATAAAAGGATTTCTGACATGAAGAAAACTATTGCGTTGTTAACAGGCGGTACCACAGGCGAATGGGTTGTTTCGGTAAAAAGTGCAGCAACAATTGCCCAGAACATCGACCCTAATTTATACGATGTTTATAAAATTATGCTGAACGAAAAAGGATGGTTTTATGAGCCAGCTGATT
Proteins encoded:
- a CDS encoding response regulator transcription factor, which codes for MLKIIIVESHIIILDHLKTLLSDQTAFKVVEVVSAGNGLVELLLSGISVDLIMAGLYKTRGNNLEWLLEAKRLRPGLPILVISNVAIATQIREVFLAGASGYLLSNIGRDELFFCIRHTALGGEYISSQLAVRAFKEQFFSPQQNFLSENGRYSVMEVRLLQAISDGLSSQEIADTFFLSRRSIESRRAALLAKAGVTNTASLIKFAALNGLVN
- a CDS encoding YihY/virulence factor BrkB family protein — its product is MEWLHRQLLHLKLYSRFIEWTKGCILPGFSPLPLYTVATFFFREIGKATLVNKASSLAYNFMLAIFPAIIFLFTLIPYIPKKIGFQDQLMSLIALVLPTNAYLAFETTLNEIVNIQNGSLLSLGFVLSLFFATNGVHNLMGAFNRSSLIVETRTWLKRRLVAIILTVIIALSVIVCIAAMATGEILLSYLQRELHYKGGITLFAIKIVRWALLGILYFITVSILYRYGPAHAKKWRFFSAGSWLATILAFLTIWGFSFYINHFASYNKVYGSIGTLIVVMIWLYLNSLILLIGFELNASVDVSKRSVKIIRPTFNLFKKSEPIEENIRKK
- a CDS encoding acyl-CoA thioesterase, coding for MYSHSTKIRVRYGETDQMGYMYYGNYAQYYEVGRVEMLRSLGMSYSSMEADGIMMPVLELKCKYIKPALYDQEITVKTIVKTLPGIRIFFEYELYNENEELINIGATTLVFVDMKKNKPTNPPENFMEKLSVFFN
- the mltG gene encoding endolytic transglycosylase MltG, producing MTEVEKKTMSTGKKAAIVIALIVILIAGYFALNIYRLYFAPNVTENQKYLYIKTGSSYDDLLAEIKKKDLVKSIGTFTAAAGKMSLATSVKPGRYRLKKGMTNRTLINLIKAGNQDPVKLKFQNIRKKENFAAYLASNLEADSLSFIHVLDSTALISKYGFNQDNVYAMFIPNTYEMYWNVSPVDFFERMHKEYDKFWNADRKQKAASLNLTPAQVYTLASIVDGEALYDKEMPIIAGLYLNRLNKGILLQADPTVIFANNDFTVKRVTGKLLQVQSLYNTYKYAGLPPGPIMMPSINAIDAVLNRDKNNYIYMCAKEDFSGYHNFAETKAEHEINAKKYREALNKRNIFK
- a CDS encoding PASTA domain-containing protein is translated as MSKFIDYLKTKSFRNNILAAIITVIALLLIAFFSLRYYTKHGEGLNVPMVKGLSFEQAVKKLEDAGLKYEVDSVFIMDQPAGIVIDQDPDPNTFVKDNRTIYLTINAGKIPNTKFPDIAFKTLREAQAIIESSRLKLGDTTYKPDVSRDVVLEASFGGQPIAAGQIVPVGSRINLVLGDGRGNEEVDIPQLMGLTMDEAKFSLRGSNLSLGTIIYDGPVTDSAAAIIIKQDPMLVDSLTKVPLGTKINITLSNKQQ